The Fundulus heteroclitus isolate FHET01 unplaced genomic scaffold, MU-UCD_Fhet_4.1 scaffold_521, whole genome shotgun sequence genome window below encodes:
- the LOC105940334 gene encoding von Willebrand factor A domain-containing protein 5A-like isoform X2, giving the protein MMVNCGLLNNRKESVPLKSNEVQLEVKDHVATVVSTLNYENMEDKLLEAVFVFPLPGDAAVCHFSAQIGQTHIVAEVKEKQQALEEYDDALSSGQQAFLLKESDQSPDIFSLSVGSLPPGESASIRLEYVTELAVQADDGLRFCLPTVLNPRYHPRGNECFRVHMTSVPASLVPYSLSFSARVSSPRPITKVESNCSLEPLEYLNADQTQATVKLAAGHKFDRDVELLIYYKDAHQPTAVVEAGQASAKPGSLMGDPVVMVSLYPEFPQDVISSLASRGEFVFLMDRSGSMNYTRISSARDTLLLLMKSLPMGCYFNIYSFGSRFEHIFPTSVEYSEKTMEEALKEVEKMEANLGGTEILLPLKHIYAQPCIPKQFRQLFIFTDGEVGNTKEVIDLVKMNAATHRCFSFGIGAGASSALINGMAKEGGGHAQFITGTDRMQPKVMQSLRFALQPAVEDISVSWDLPKGVSSTILSPPITAIFQGQRSLIYAQLTGQTSEATDGCVTVKYSLAGHPSQNQLHFNLKPAEDTGLTVHMLAARTVIRSLESEQRTHSGQQDEEVKKKKVVELSVQSGVSSSFTALIAVNKDVGKAVQGPLVRRNIPTPFYGMSCLP; this is encoded by the exons ATGATGGTGAACTGCGGTCTGCTCAATAACAGGAAGGAATCAG TTCCTCTGAAGAGCAATGAAGTTCAGCTGGAGGTGAAGGACCATGTGGCTACAGTGGTCTCCACTCTGAACTACGAGAACATGGAGGACAAACTACTAGAGGCTGTTTTTGTCTTCCCTCTGCCTGGAGATGCTGCTGTGTGTCATTTCAGTGCTCAGATTGGACAGACACACATTGTAGCTGAGGTGAAGGAGAAACAGCAG GCTCTGGAGGAGTATGACGATGCTCTGAGCTCCGGTCAGCAGGCCTTCCTGTTGAAGGAGAGTGACCAGAGTCCAGATATCTTCTCTCTGAGTGTGGGCAGCCTGCCTCCAGGAGAGAGCGCCTCCATCAGGCTGGAGTACGTCACTGAGCTGGCTGTACAGGCTGATGACGGACTGAGGTTCTGTCTGCCTACTGTGCTCAACCCTCGGTACCATCCTCGGG gtaatgaatgttttagggtCCATATGACCTCAGTTCCAGCCTCTCTGGTGCCCTACAGTCTGTCCTTCTCTGCCCGAGTGTCCTCTCCTCGTCCAATCACTAAAGTAGAGTCCAACTGTTCCCTGGAGCCTCTTGAGTACCTCAACGCTGATCAAACTCAGGCCACG GTTAAGTTGGCTGCAGGACACAAGTTTGACAGAGACGTTGAACTGTTGATTTATTACAAAGATGCCCACCAGCCCACTGCTGTGGTGGAGGCAGGACAGGCCTCTGCCAAACCTG GTTCTCTGATGGGTGATCCAGTGGTGATGGTGAGCCTGTACCCCGAGTTCCCCCAAGATGTGATATCCTCACTCGCCTCCCGTGGAGAGTTTGTGTTCTTGATGGATCGATCAGGAAGTATGAATTACACTCGCATTAGCAGTGCAAGG GacactctgctgctgctgatgaagaGCCTACCAATGGGCTGCTACTTCAACATCTACAGCTTTGGATCACGGTTTGAACACATCTTTCC TACGAGTGTAGAGTACAGTGAGAAGACCATGGAGGAGGCTCTGAAGGAGGTTGAAAAGATGGAGGCTAATCTTGGAGGAACAGAGATTCTTCTGCCTCTCAAACACATTTACGCCCAGCCCTGCATTCCTAAACAGTTTCGACAG CTGTTTATCTTCACTGATGGAGAAGTGGGAAACACCAAAGAAGTTATTGATCTTGTTAAGATGAATGCGGCCACCCACAG GTGTTTCTCTTTTGGGATTGGAGCAGGTGCCAGCTCTGCTCTCATCAACGGGATGGCCAAAGAGGGAGGAGGACACGCTCAGTTCATCACTGGGACTGACAGGATGCAACCAAAA GTGATGCAGTCTCTGAGGTTTGCTCTGCAGCCAGCTGTGGAGGACATTTCTGTCTCTTGGGATTTACCAAAGGGAGTGTCCTCCACCATTCTGTCTCCACCCATTACAGCTATCTTTCAGGGTCAGAGGTCACTGATTTATGCTCAACTCACTGGACAG actTCAGAGGCAACAGATGGCTGTGTGACGGTGAAGTACAGCCTGGCAGGTCATCCCTCTCAGAACCAGCTACACTTCAATCTCAAACCTGCAGAGGACACTGG ATTAACAGTCCACATGTTGGCTGCTCGCACTGTGATTCGCTCCCTGGAGTCAGAGCAGAGGACA